A part of Augochlora pura isolate Apur16 chromosome 1, APUR_v2.2.1, whole genome shotgun sequence genomic DNA contains:
- the LOC144479058 gene encoding glutamyl aminopeptidase has protein sequence MVHAHWTETMLKRNSSGAHRGVANASVESQVHRGTGLLCFTCSICFILSLICTSLATLLVLLDQKVEAASYQNPQAVMNKQLIEELPFRLPGEVKPCLYDIYLFPDLEKGTFEGKVMILIDVFDTRSYIAVHQKDLNITSTKLKTYDREENYEIEIEETIPIPKNEMFVVSTKNKLHSGLYNLSFEFNGALQPDKIVGFYSSKYKTPQNQTRVIATSKFEPTYARRAFPCFDEPAFKAEFAIKLVYRSDGCYAPLSNMDFKVMNLNQPSDGLVTVTFATTPRMSTYLSCFIVSDFVAVSSVAKNRDNRTFPVRVYTTSAQIEKGAFALDIAVSVIQYYISLFEIDYPLPKLDLAAIPDFVSGAMENWGLVTFRESRLLYDNRTSSTANKYDIVSVVSHELAHMWFGNLVTMAWWNDLWLNEGFASFMQYKSANAVLPDWGWMDIFPMEQMHTVFVTDAKLSSHPLVQVVSNPDEITAIFDDISYQKGSSIIRMMEDFITPTAFYRGIHTYLNKFRYDNAETADLLTILADVTWPNYLNVKAIMDTWTKQMGYPVVNVYKQADKYILTQKRFLADPDVQYNVSDSEYGYTWTIPITYITSNTSEPTTIWFDKSDSSATIALNQTIQWIKLNVNQVGYYRVNYEATEWGTLINLLRNNHKNLSVSDRANLLEDAFSLAAAQEIDYSVPMNMAAYLPNEKHAVPWKVAELKLSAIDSLLSLTDLSTKFKKFVRKLVDSVYDEVEWTVENVDDHVTLRLRSSILELACSVGHEECLEEGSNIFKSWIQDPKDVRPHPDIRSLVYYYGMHHVGDETSWNIMFQRFLSETDSMEKLKLMHGLAGIRSDWILNKFITTASDENYVRSQDFFGCLTAISNNPVGTPLVWNWVRTNWDLLVNRYTLNDRYLGALIPSITKTFATKMKLNEIEDFFAKYPEAGAGARNRAKALETVSNNIKWLAKNTDSLRTWLNDNENLVK, from the exons ATGGTTCATGCGCACTGGACGGAGACGATGTTGAAACGTAATTCCAGTGGCGCTCATCGCGGTGTCGCGAACGCATCGGTGGAGTCACAAGTGCACCGTGGGACCGGTCTGCTCTGCTTTACTTGCAGCATCTGCTTCATTTTAAGCCTGATTTGCACAAGTCTAGCAACGCTGTTAGTCCTTCTTGATCAGAAAGTCGAAGCCGCCAGCTATCAAAACC CTCAAGCCGTCATGAACAAGCAATTGATAGAGGAGCTGCCCTTCCGATTGCCGGGCGAAGTGAAGCCATGTCTCTACGATATTTACTTGTTCCCGGACCTGGAGAAGGGTACCTTCGAAGGTAAAGTGATGATTCTGATCGACGTCTTCGACACCAGGAGCTACATAGCTGTTCATCAGAAGGACCTCAATATCACGTCCACCAAACTGAAGACCTACGACCGGGAGGAGAACTATgagatcgagatcgaggaGACCATACCCATACCGAAGAACGAAATGTTCGTGGTGTCGACGAAAAACAAGTTGCACTCCGGACTATATAACTTGAGCTTCGAGTTCAACGGCGCCCTGCAGCCGGATAAGATCGTTGGATTTTACTCGAGCAAATACAAGACCCCGCAAAACCAGACTAG GGTTATCGCTACCTCCAAATTCGAGCCCACTTACGCCAGAAGAGCGTTCCCGTGTTTCGATGAACCAGCGTTCAAAGCTGAGTTTGCAATAAAACTTGTTTATCGTAGTGACGGCTGCTACGCTCCTCTGTCTAATATGGACTTTAag GTGATGAATCTGAATCAGCCATCAGACGGTTTGGTAACAGTGACCTTTGCGACAACTCCCCGAATGTCCACGTATTTATCGTGCTTCATAGTCAGCGACTTCGTTGCCGTTAGCAGCGTGGCGAAGAATCGCGATAACCGCACGTTTCCGGTCAGAGTGTACACCACAAGCGCTCAAATAGAGAAGGGTGCTTTTGCTCTTGACATAGCTGTAAGCGTCATCCAATATTACATTAGCCTGTTCGAGATCGATTATCCCTTGCCAAAGCTCG ATCTGGCAGCCATTCCCGACTTTGTGTCCGGTGCTATGGAGAACTGGGGACTCGTCACTTTCAGAGAAAGTCGATTGTTGTACGACAACAGGACCAGTTCTACCGCAAACAAGTATGATATTGTCAGCGTGGTCAGTCATGAGTTGGCTCATATGTGGTTTGGAAACTTAG TCACTATGGCCTGGTGGAACGACCTATGGTTAAATGAGGGCTTCGCCTCTTTCATGCAGTACAAAAGCGCTAACGCAGTACTTCCGGACTGGGGATGG ATGGATATATTCCCAATGGAACAGATGCATACCGTCTTCGTGACTGACGCAAAATTGAGTTCACACCCGTTAGTTCAAGTTGTCAGTAATCCCGATGAAATCACCGCCATTTTTGATGATATTTCGTATCAAAAG GGATCGTCAATAATTCGAATGATGGAAGATTTTATCACTCCCACGGCTTTCTACAGAGGTATCCACACTTACTTGAACAAGTTCCGATACGATAATGCAGAAACGGCGGACCTTTTAACGATCCTCGCAGACGTAACCTGGCCGAATTATTTGAACGTGAAAGCAATCATGGATACATGGACTAAACAGATGGGCTACCCCGTGGTGAACGTATATAAACAGGCGGACAAATATATCCTTACACAGAAACGATTCCTCGCTGATCCTGATGTTCAATACAATGTATCGGATTCTGAGTATGGTTACACGTGGACCATCCCTATCACATATATCACCAGCAACACGTCTGAACCAACTACCATATGGTTTGACAAGTCCGATAGCAGTGCAACGATCGCACTAAATCAAACAATTCAATGGATTAAACTCAACGTGAACCAAGTCGGATATTACCGCGTTAATTATGAAGCAACCGAATGGGGAACACTGATTAACCTTCTTCGAAATAACCACAAGAATTTGTCAGTGTCAGATAGAGCCAATCTCCTGGAAGATGCATTCAGTTTAGCAGCTGCCCAAGAAATTGATTACAGCGTCCCAATGAACATGGCAGCGTATCTTCCTAATGAAAAGCATGCCGTTCCGTGGAAGGTGGCCGAGTTGAAATTGTCAGCTATTGATAGCCTATTGTCCTTGACCGATCTCTCAACGAAGTTCAAGAAGTTCGTAAGGAAATTGGTCGACAGTGTTTACGACGAAGTAGAATGGACCGTTGAAAACGTCGATGATCATGTTACTTTAAGACTTCGGTCGTCAATCCTTGAACTAGCTTGTTCCGTAGGGCATGAAGAATGTCTTGAAGAAGGTAGCAACATATTTAAAAGTTGGATACAAGATCCAAAGGACGTTCGTCCTCATCCTGATATCCGTTCGCTAGTTTATTATTACGGAATGCACCATGTTGGAGATGAAACGTCATGGAATATCATGTTCCAACGATTTCTCAGTGAGACCGACTCCATGGAGAAATTAAAGCTGATGCATGGTTTGGCTGGAATACGTTCCGATtggatattgaataaattcatcaCGACAGCTAGCGACGAAAATTACGTTCGCTCCCAAGACTTCTTCGGCTGTTTAACCGCCATTTCCAACAATCCAGTAGGTACTCCACTCGTTTGGAATTGGGTTCGAACCAACTGGGATCTCCTTGTAAACAGATACACCTTAAATGATAGGTACCTCGGTGCTTTGATCCCGAGTATCACCAAAACATTCGCCACGAAGATGAAATTAAACGAGATCGAAGATTTCTTCGCGAAATACCCAGAAGCGGGCGCAGGTGCGAGAAACCGTGCGAAGGCTCTCGAAACTGTATCAAATAACATCAAGTGGCTCGCCAAGAACACCGACAGCCTGCGAACTTGGCTAAATGATAATGAGAATCTCGTCAAGTAA